A single genomic interval of Lactococcus sp. S-13 harbors:
- a CDS encoding YfcC family protein, with translation METKQKKFQMPSAYTILFIIIALIAVLTWIIPAGHYKVNEAGNIIAGSFTQVASNPQGIWDVFMAPVNGMLGVDASGNIPATPAAIPISFFILMVGGFLGVVNKTGALDAGVASIVKRFKGREKWLIPVLMSLFALGGSTYGMAEETLPFYVLIIPVMIAVGFDTVTAVAIVLVGSQVGCLASTVNPFATGVASNAVGISMGQGIGLRFLMLIILTTISILYVMRYASKIEKDPTKSLVYNTRKEDREHFDIDAIEQQADITSRQKWVNGIFFATFAIMIVSLVPWDMLNDNFTFFDNATKWLTGLPFVGMLLGKHMAPLGTWYFPEITMLFIVMALVVAVVYRMKESEFISSFLAGASDMIGVAIVVAVARGIQVVMNNGMITDTILHWGERGLSGLSSSLFIILTFLFYLPMSFLIPSTSGLAAATMGIMGPMGEFAHVSKDLVITAYQSASGILNLITPTSAVVMGALAIARFNIGTWWKFMAKLIVIQLVVIMLILGIAAVL, from the coding sequence ATGGAAACAAAACAGAAAAAGTTTCAGATGCCATCGGCATATACGATTCTTTTTATTATCATCGCACTCATTGCGGTTTTGACTTGGATTATTCCTGCAGGACATTACAAAGTGAATGAGGCTGGAAATATCATTGCTGGTTCATTCACACAGGTAGCTTCAAATCCACAAGGGATTTGGGATGTTTTTATGGCACCAGTGAATGGGATGCTTGGGGTGGATGCTTCTGGTAATATTCCAGCAACGCCAGCGGCTATTCCGATTTCATTCTTTATCTTGATGGTTGGTGGCTTTTTGGGAGTGGTCAATAAAACGGGTGCTTTGGATGCCGGTGTTGCTTCGATTGTCAAACGTTTTAAAGGGCGAGAAAAATGGCTTATTCCAGTCTTGATGTCACTTTTTGCTTTGGGAGGTTCAACTTATGGGATGGCTGAAGAAACATTGCCTTTCTATGTTTTGATTATTCCTGTAATGATTGCAGTTGGATTTGATACGGTAACGGCTGTTGCAATTGTTCTTGTGGGCTCACAGGTTGGTTGTCTGGCTTCAACGGTCAATCCTTTTGCAACGGGTGTTGCTTCAAATGCGGTAGGGATTTCAATGGGGCAAGGAATTGGCTTGCGCTTTTTGATGCTGATTATCCTGACGACGATTTCTATTCTTTATGTGATGCGCTATGCTTCAAAAATAGAAAAGGATCCTACAAAATCATTAGTTTATAATACCCGTAAAGAAGATCGTGAACATTTTGATATTGATGCGATTGAGCAACAAGCAGATATTACGAGTCGGCAAAAATGGGTTAATGGCATTTTCTTTGCCACTTTTGCGATTATGATTGTTTCGCTTGTTCCTTGGGATATGCTCAATGACAACTTTACTTTCTTTGATAATGCAACTAAATGGTTAACTGGTTTGCCTTTTGTAGGAATGTTGCTTGGTAAACATATGGCACCGCTTGGCACTTGGTATTTCCCAGAAATTACGATGCTCTTTATTGTGATGGCACTTGTCGTAGCTGTGGTTTATCGAATGAAAGAATCAGAATTTATTTCTTCATTCTTGGCTGGGGCTTCTGACATGATTGGGGTGGCGATTGTTGTGGCTGTGGCCCGTGGGATTCAAGTGGTAATGAACAATGGGATGATTACCGACACTATCTTGCATTGGGGAGAACGTGGTCTGAGTGGGCTTTCGTCAAGCTTATTTATCATCTTGACTTTCTTGTTCTATCTTCCAATGAGTTTCTTGATTCCGTCAACTTCTGGTCTTGCGGCAGCTACGATGGGAATCATGGGGCCAATGGGTGAGTTTGCTCATGTTTCAAAAGATTTAGTTATTACAGCTTATCAATCTGCATCTGGGATTTTGAATTTGATTACACCAACTTCGGCCGTGGTTATGGGGGCGCTCGCTATTGCTCGTTTTAACATCGGAACTTGGTGGAAATTTATGGCAAAATTGATCGTGATTCAATTGGTCGTAATTATGTTAATTCTTGGTATTGCTGCTGTCTTGTAA
- a CDS encoding SDR family NAD(P)-dependent oxidoreductase yields MKKKLTKKIVITGATGDIAQEIVKRLSAEHLILVSRSRERLLELYGDLAGVTLLTNDELLSGKQMMTCDILINNAGFGLFKSLEELTDAEITEQFVINTLMPIQLTRQLQPEQQVVNIASIAGKLPTAKATIYAATKAAILAFSDALRMERPNLIVTTVNTGPVRTKFHKANPDYLKKVGKNAISASKVADKIVSNLGKRKREINLPWTLALVAKLRGIFPSAIDFLSSRFFNFK; encoded by the coding sequence ATGAAGAAAAAATTAACTAAAAAAATTGTGATAACGGGAGCAACGGGTGACATTGCTCAAGAAATAGTTAAAAGGTTATCAGCTGAGCACTTAATTTTAGTGTCACGCAGTCGAGAAAGATTGCTGGAGCTATATGGTGACTTAGCAGGGGTCACTTTGCTGACTAATGATGAACTATTGAGTGGCAAACAAATGATGACTTGCGATATTTTGATCAATAATGCGGGGTTTGGACTTTTTAAATCGCTCGAAGAGTTGACGGATGCCGAAATCACGGAGCAATTTGTAATCAATACGCTCATGCCCATCCAGCTGACGAGACAACTCCAGCCGGAGCAACAAGTGGTTAATATTGCGTCAATTGCAGGAAAATTGCCAACAGCAAAAGCAACAATCTATGCAGCGACAAAGGCAGCAATACTAGCCTTTTCAGATGCTTTGCGTATGGAAAGACCTAACTTGATTGTGACAACGGTCAATACTGGTCCTGTGCGCACCAAATTTCACAAGGCGAATCCAGACTATCTGAAAAAAGTTGGGAAAAATGCGATCTCTGCTTCAAAAGTTGCGGATAAGATTGTGAGCAATTTGGGCAAGCGCAAGCGTGAGATTAATTTGCCGTGGACGCTTGCTCTGGTAGCGAAATTGCGTGGAATTTTTCCTTCAGCTATTGATTTTTTATCAAGTCGATTTTTTAATTTCAAATAA
- a CDS encoding M20 family metallopeptidase: protein MKKFVTDEHQKAAINSLRRLVNHASVLDESDTGKGHPFGRKVVAALDEVLALCAELGFRTFKDDEGFYGYAELGEGEKLFGLLCHMDVVPAADQAGWETDPFEMVERDGVLIGRGTQDDKGPTMAALYAVKALVDAGVEFDGRIRFIFGTDEETLWRCLDKYNEKEEAITMGFAPDAEFPLIYAEKGLLQAHLVGAGTSEFAVQAGGALNVVPDRAAYSSQKMAEVKVVLDELGFEYEETKAGLSVHGKSVHAKDAPEGINAVSRLAMALSQVFDFTPLDFLGKLVKENATGEVVVGKTEDEASGELSMNFAGLTISAEETRIGVDMRIPVTVDKAELVGKLTAKAAEFGLVYEEFDWLAPLYVPVESELVQNLLGTYRELTGDMTEPMVSGGATFARTMKNCVAFGAMFPDTPDYMHQANEQWSVANLRQTMEIYAEAIYRLCGIK, encoded by the coding sequence ATGAAAAAATTTGTGACAGATGAACATCAAAAAGCAGCGATTAACTCGCTTAGACGTTTGGTTAATCATGCTTCTGTGCTGGACGAGTCAGATACAGGCAAGGGACATCCTTTTGGCCGAAAAGTCGTGGCTGCTCTTGATGAAGTATTGGCTTTGTGTGCGGAGCTTGGTTTTAGAACCTTTAAAGACGATGAAGGATTTTATGGTTATGCGGAACTCGGCGAAGGGGAAAAATTATTTGGTTTACTTTGCCATATGGACGTGGTTCCTGCTGCTGATCAGGCAGGCTGGGAAACGGATCCTTTTGAAATGGTTGAGCGTGATGGAGTGTTGATTGGACGCGGAACTCAGGATGATAAAGGGCCAACGATGGCGGCGCTCTATGCAGTTAAGGCATTGGTTGATGCTGGGGTTGAATTTGATGGTCGAATTCGTTTTATTTTTGGAACGGATGAAGAAACTTTGTGGCGTTGCTTGGATAAATATAATGAAAAAGAAGAAGCCATCACGATGGGCTTTGCGCCTGATGCGGAGTTTCCATTGATTTATGCTGAAAAAGGACTTTTGCAAGCACACTTAGTGGGTGCTGGGACGTCAGAATTTGCGGTGCAGGCTGGTGGTGCTTTGAATGTTGTTCCTGATCGCGCGGCTTATAGTTCTCAAAAAATGGCAGAAGTTAAAGTGGTTTTGGATGAACTTGGCTTTGAATATGAAGAAACGAAAGCTGGTCTATCAGTGCATGGTAAGAGTGTTCATGCTAAAGATGCTCCTGAAGGAATCAATGCTGTGAGTCGTTTGGCGATGGCTTTGAGTCAGGTTTTTGATTTTACTCCGCTTGATTTTCTTGGAAAATTGGTCAAGGAAAATGCCACGGGGGAAGTCGTTGTTGGAAAAACAGAGGATGAGGCTTCTGGCGAGTTATCAATGAATTTTGCTGGGTTAACGATTTCTGCTGAGGAAACACGAATCGGTGTGGATATGCGGATTCCAGTGACGGTGGATAAAGCGGAATTGGTTGGCAAATTGACAGCTAAAGCTGCTGAATTTGGTTTAGTTTATGAGGAATTTGACTGGCTGGCACCACTTTATGTTCCAGTTGAATCTGAATTAGTCCAAAATCTTTTGGGGACTTATCGTGAGTTGACGGGGGATATGACGGAGCCAATGGTTTCTGGTGGCGCAACTTTTGCCCGGACAATGAAGAACTGTGTTGCTTTTGGGGCAATGTTCCCTGATACGCCTGATTATATGCATCAGGCAAATGAGCAGTGGTCAGTAGCGAATTTGCGTCAAACTATGGAAATTTATGCGGAAGCAATTTACCGACTTTGTGGCATAAAGTGA
- a CDS encoding YitT family protein has product MTIIGVKIDRKFMRDLLLLLAGVGLYVLSVQLFVIPNRLASNGIAGFSVLLDFVFGINPALTFFLVNIPLFVFGGRFLPKRILLLSVPGALAMSGWMLVYEALGVTGFHLPHIIFAGLFDGLLSGIGAGLVIISEGTFGGSILLGRILEEQWDFKIDKVLFMIDVVVLSLSLLTFLALPNFAVTLLSCYIFSKVTMIVGRAEYRALLVGRGKKIYRKVFAAS; this is encoded by the coding sequence ATGACGATTATAGGTGTAAAAATTGATCGAAAATTTATGAGAGATTTACTTTTGCTGCTAGCTGGGGTGGGGCTTTATGTTCTGTCTGTTCAACTTTTTGTCATTCCCAACCGATTGGCAAGTAACGGGATTGCAGGGTTTTCGGTATTGCTGGACTTTGTTTTTGGAATTAACCCAGCGCTAACTTTCTTTTTGGTAAATATTCCACTTTTTGTCTTTGGGGGACGTTTTTTGCCCAAGCGAATCTTGCTGCTGAGTGTCCCAGGGGCGCTGGCGATGAGTGGGTGGATGCTGGTCTATGAAGCGCTTGGCGTGACAGGTTTTCATTTGCCACACATTATTTTTGCGGGTCTATTTGATGGTCTACTTTCGGGGATTGGTGCAGGATTGGTCATTATTTCGGAAGGGACTTTTGGGGGTTCGATTTTGCTGGGACGAATTTTGGAAGAGCAGTGGGATTTTAAAATTGACAAAGTATTGTTTATGATTGATGTGGTTGTTTTGAGTTTGTCATTGCTTACTTTCCTTGCGTTGCCTAATTTTGCCGTGACTTTATTATCATGTTATATTTTTAGTAAGGTGACGATGATTGTGGGACGAGCAGAATATCGCGCACTTTTGGTTGGGCGTGGAAAGAAGATTTATCGAAAAGTTTTTGCTGCAAGCTAG
- a CDS encoding DUF3042 family protein, producing the protein MKNKYVKGWLIGKAVEMTVAGVALAIAKKKGYMPSASKEAFIAQKRKEAARKRIAR; encoded by the coding sequence ATGAAAAACAAATATGTCAAAGGCTGGCTTATTGGAAAAGCTGTCGAAATGACCGTCGCTGGTGTCGCTCTCGCAATCGCCAAGAAAAAAGGCTATATGCCCTCCGCAAGCAAAGAAGCATTCATTGCCCAAAAGCGTAAAGAAGCCGCCCGTAAGCGCATTGCTCGCTAA
- a CDS encoding SPFH domain-containing protein, which yields MDIIIFPLIVLAVVLLILIFSLSTIVFVVKQQTVAIVERFGKYQTTAGPGFHLKLPWGIDRLAARIQLRLLQTEMTVETKTADNVFVTMNIATQYRVNEESIKDAYYKLMNPGEQIKAYIEDALRSAVPKLTLDDVFEKKDEIALEVQKTVAEEMQTYGYIIVKTLITKVEPDAEVKQSMNEINAAQRKQDASQMLANANKIQVVTAAEAEAEKDRLHGVGIAEQRKAIVDGLAQQITEIKKLGVSLDEEQIMAILLTNQYLDTLNQFAASGNSTIFLPGGAEGAEDLRTQILSAIKASK from the coding sequence ATGGACATTATTATTTTTCCTTTGATTGTTTTGGCAGTTGTTTTGCTCATTTTGATTTTCAGTTTGAGTACGATTGTCTTTGTGGTCAAACAGCAAACAGTAGCAATTGTGGAACGCTTTGGGAAGTATCAAACGACGGCGGGCCCTGGTTTTCATTTGAAATTACCGTGGGGCATTGATCGCTTAGCTGCGCGAATCCAGTTGCGTTTGTTGCAAACGGAGATGACTGTGGAAACAAAAACGGCAGACAACGTCTTTGTGACCATGAACATTGCGACACAATATCGGGTCAACGAAGAATCAATCAAAGATGCTTACTATAAACTCATGAATCCGGGTGAACAAATCAAGGCATACATTGAAGATGCTTTACGTTCTGCTGTGCCAAAATTGACACTTGATGATGTTTTTGAGAAAAAAGATGAAATTGCCTTAGAAGTACAAAAAACAGTTGCTGAAGAAATGCAAACTTATGGTTACATCATTGTCAAGACTTTGATCACCAAAGTCGAACCTGACGCTGAAGTCAAGCAATCAATGAATGAAATCAATGCGGCACAACGTAAACAAGATGCTTCACAAATGCTTGCGAATGCCAATAAAATTCAAGTTGTTACTGCTGCTGAAGCCGAAGCTGAAAAAGATCGTCTGCATGGGGTCGGGATTGCAGAGCAACGTAAAGCCATCGTTGACGGCTTGGCGCAACAAATTACCGAAATTAAAAAATTGGGCGTTTCGCTTGACGAAGAACAAATCATGGCGATTTTGTTGACTAACCAATATTTAGATACCTTGAATCAGTTTGCTGCGAGCGGAAATTCAACAATTTTCTTGCCTGGAGGCGCTGAAGGAGCTGAAGATTTACGCACTCAGATTTTATCTGCGATTAAAGCAAGTAAATAG
- the miaA gene encoding tRNA (adenosine(37)-N6)-dimethylallyltransferase MiaA yields MTKNKVLVIVGPTAVGKTALGIELAQKFNGEIISGDSQQVYRGLDIGTAKVTQAEQKLAVHRLIDVRERTENFSAHDFVSEANYWIEEMHKREKLPIIVGGTGLYIQSLVEGYHLGGQENHEEMLILREQLALLSDEALFEQVKASGLEIPELNRRRAMRALEREKFGSAEENKGSAYDFCMIGLNAERKLLYQRINQRVDQMMTEGLLREAQELFEQNPTVQAAKGIGYKEFFPYFSGEMSLDEAVELVKRNSRRYAKRQLTWFKNRMDVPFFDVFDANYPQEILEKVKNFLG; encoded by the coding sequence ATGACGAAAAATAAAGTTTTGGTGATTGTAGGGCCGACAGCTGTGGGAAAAACCGCCTTAGGAATTGAATTGGCCCAAAAATTCAATGGGGAAATTATTTCTGGTGATTCGCAGCAGGTTTATCGAGGGCTGGATATTGGAACAGCGAAAGTGACGCAAGCTGAGCAGAAACTGGCTGTTCATCGTTTGATTGACGTTCGTGAGCGAACGGAAAACTTTTCGGCTCATGATTTTGTCAGTGAGGCAAATTATTGGATTGAAGAGATGCACAAGCGGGAGAAATTGCCGATTATTGTTGGGGGGACGGGTCTGTATATTCAATCGCTGGTGGAAGGTTACCATCTGGGCGGGCAAGAAAATCATGAGGAAATGCTCATTTTGCGTGAACAATTGGCACTTTTGAGCGATGAAGCGCTTTTTGAGCAAGTCAAAGCGAGCGGACTAGAAATTCCTGAACTGAATCGCCGGAGAGCGATGCGTGCTTTGGAGCGTGAAAAATTTGGCTCGGCAGAGGAAAATAAAGGCTCGGCTTACGATTTTTGCATGATTGGATTGAATGCTGAGCGAAAACTGCTTTATCAGCGCATCAATCAGCGCGTGGATCAGATGATGACAGAAGGCTTGTTGCGTGAAGCACAGGAGTTATTTGAGCAAAATCCAACTGTTCAGGCAGCCAAAGGCATTGGCTACAAAGAATTTTTCCCTTATTTTTCGGGCGAAATGAGTTTGGACGAGGCGGTTGAGCTGGTGAAGCGCAATTCAAGACGGTATGCCAAAAGGCAATTGACCTGGTTTAAAAACCGGATGGATGTTCCTTTTTTTGATGTTTTTGATGCAAATTATCCTCAAGAAATTTTGGAAAAAGTCAAAAATTTTTTGGGCTGA
- the rnz gene encoding ribonuclease Z produces the protein MDIQFLGTGAGQPSKSRNTQAIVLKMLDERNENWLFDCGEATQHQILNTTIKPRKITKIFITHLHGDHIFGLPGFLSSRSFQSSDEQTDLELYGPVGIKDFVMTSLKLSGSRLAYRIHFHELNQAGKIFEDESFEVYADLLDHTIFCLGYRVVEKNRVGELDAEALRAAGLPFGPLFGKIKKGETVEFEGKIFDPRDYIGADKAGKIVTILGDTRKTSAAVRLAWQADLLVHEATYEARESKMARAHGHSTSKQAADVAQEAGVKRLLLTHISARYVGALVGQLAKEAQAIHPNTFVARDLHEEKIN, from the coding sequence ATGGATATTCAATTTTTGGGGACGGGTGCTGGTCAGCCGTCAAAATCAAGAAATACACAGGCAATTGTGCTGAAAATGCTGGATGAGCGTAATGAAAACTGGCTGTTTGACTGCGGAGAAGCAACGCAGCACCAGATTTTAAATACAACGATTAAACCACGCAAAATCACGAAAATTTTTATCACTCATTTGCACGGGGATCATATTTTTGGCTTGCCAGGTTTTTTGTCAAGCAGAAGTTTTCAAAGTAGTGATGAACAAACTGATCTCGAATTGTATGGGCCAGTTGGAATCAAAGATTTTGTGATGACGAGTTTGAAGCTTTCAGGTTCTCGTTTGGCTTATCGGATTCATTTTCATGAACTTAATCAGGCGGGAAAAATCTTTGAGGACGAGAGCTTCGAGGTTTATGCGGATTTATTGGATCATACCATTTTTTGTTTGGGCTATCGAGTAGTTGAAAAAAATCGTGTCGGTGAGCTGGATGCAGAGGCCTTGAGAGCTGCTGGATTACCATTTGGCCCTCTTTTTGGAAAAATCAAAAAAGGGGAAACAGTCGAGTTTGAAGGCAAAATTTTTGATCCAAGAGATTATATTGGCGCAGATAAAGCAGGAAAAATTGTCACGATTTTAGGGGATACTAGAAAAACGAGTGCGGCAGTCCGTTTGGCTTGGCAGGCTGATTTACTGGTACACGAGGCGACCTATGAGGCTCGTGAGAGTAAAATGGCGCGCGCCCATGGTCACTCAACCTCAAAACAAGCGGCAGATGTTGCCCAAGAAGCTGGTGTGAAGCGACTTTTGCTGACTCATATCAGTGCGCGCTATGTTGGTGCTTTGGTGGGGCAATTGGCAAAAGAAGCCCAAGCCATTCATCCGAATACTTTTGTGGCGAGAGATTTGCATGAAGAAAAAATTAACTAA